A segment of the Leptospiraceae bacterium genome:
AGTAACTGTAACTACACGAACTTCGCCACCCATATTTGCCTGCAACTGCATTCCAACTTCTAGATTAGGAATTTGAGCAAAGTGTTTACTTGGAATTAACTGCACTAAATTCTCGTCAAAATGTCCATAAGCTTTTTCTGGCGGTATAACAGCATTGAAAGAGTCACCTACTGCCTTACCCTCGAGAAATTCTTCAAGTCCAGGAATTAAATTTCCAATTCCTTGGATATAAACAAGTGGCTCCTGCCCTTCTGAAGAATCAATCACTTCACCTTCTGTGTTCTTTAATGTATAGTCAATAGCAACTACTTTGTTTTTGGAAATAACCATATACCATCCTTTCTCCACAAAAGAATCAATGTAATTCAGATCTTAGGTGGGATTTAAATTCTTTATTTTACAAAAAAATAGGACATGGAATCTGTCACCCCCTTTTTAAAAGTATTGCTTTCCCGAATTATATTGTAAATCATTACCTAATGCAGCAAAAAGAAAATAAAGTGGATAAAAAAAACATTTCGGATCCATGGTTTAAGCTCAAACAATTTACTTCTGCTAGAATCGGATTAGGCAGAAGTGGAGTAGGAATTCCTACGAAAAATTATTTAGATTTTCAAATGGCTCACGCCAAAGCTAAAGATGCTGTATTAACAGAAATAAACTTTCAAAATATCCGAAAGTGGCTAAAAAACAATAAACTCCAATTTATAGAATTAGAAAGTTCGTGTCAAAATCGAGAGTCCTATTTAACTAGACCAGACTTCGGTAGAATGCTTTCAAAAATTTCAAATGAAAGATTAAAAAGCAAAACGAAAATACATAAAAATAACAAAATTTCAATTTCGCTAGTAGTAGTGGATGGCCTTTCGAGCATTGCAATAGAAAATAACATTCTTCCCTTATTTGAAAATTTATTACCAGAATTAAGAAAAAAATACTTAATTCCACCAGTCAATTTAGTAAAAAATGGACGTGTCGCAATCGGGGATGAAATATCCTATTTACAAAAAACAGATATTTGTATTGTGTTTATTGGAGAAAGACCTGGACTAAGTTCTCCAGACAGTTTAGGCATTTACCTAACCTATAAACCAAAAATTGGAACTACAGATGAAAGACGAAATTGTATTTCAAATATTCGAATCGGTGGGTTAAGTTATCCTTTAGCCGTTAAAAAAATTCTCTACTTATTAGAGGAATCACTCCGAAAAAAAATTTCCGGAGTCAACCTAAAGGATAATATAAAATTAACGCTAAATTAAAACTCTAATACAGCTCTATAACGAACTTGATTTGCGCGGACTTTTGAAATTGCCTCATTTGCGTTGGAAGAAGGAAACTTTTCAATCACGGGAGATATATTAAATTTAGCTGCAATCTCTAACATCTCATTTATCATTCCGCGTCCTCCAATGGGACTACCCATAATTCGAAGGCGCTTATTTAATAACATCCCAACATGAATAGTAGATAACGTATTTGGCGGTACCCCAACAAAACTTAACGTTCCATCCGAATCAAGAAGACTTAAAAATAAAGGCCAATCTAAATCATTGTGTGTTGTATTTAGTATTATATTCAATTTTTCAATTGAATTTGACTTTGGTGAACCAACCACAACTTCAGATGCTCCATTTGCAAGCGCAAACTCCTTCTTATCCGAACTAGTAGTAAATACAGTAACTCGATTTCCTAATTTTGCAGCAAACTGAACTGCTAAGTGCCCCAAACCACCTATTCCTATAATTCCAATATTTTTTCCGGAAGTCATTCCGGCATAACGAAGTGCAGAATATACAGTAATACCAGCGCATAATAGAGGCGAGGCTACTGCCGATTCCATTGACTCAGGAATTTTAAAACAAAAACGACTATCGACTTGAAGATGACTACCAAATCCCCCGTGCCTACCTACTATCGTACTAAGACTTTTGCTACATAAATTTTCATTTCCATTAAGACAATCTTTACATTCCAGGCAAGCTCCAGATTGCCAGCCTACTCCAACTCGGTCCCCAACTTTAAAATGTTTTACTAACGAACCAACTTCTTCTATAATTCCTACTACTTCGTGTCCAGGAACAAGTGGATACTTTGAAATTCGCCAATCATTATCAATCATATGAATATCACTATGACAAATACCACACGTTTGAACTTTAATAATACAGTCATGCGGAGAATTTGAATTTGCCTCATAGAAAAAATCACTCAACTGTTCTCGTTTACCATTGGCTGCAATAGCATGTATTTTCATAATTTCACCTACCTAACTTCATTTTCAAAACGTTAATTTTATTATCAATTAAAATACAAATTAAAAAGATTTAATTACATAGTCTGAAAGAATTAACTCTAAAATTTTTGCCTTTTTGCTATTTGGTCTGAACAACAGCAATTCAATGAGAAGGTTATTCGATCTAGGATAGTTTTTTAATCTCATATGACTTATTATTAATCGAAGCATGTTCTGATGATTAAATGGTAATCTAAGTTTGATAAGCTCCGAATATTCAATACACTTGCTATATCTTTTCAATTTAAAATATATATAGGACAGAGATAATAAATATTTATTTTCTGTTGGTTGCAAAGATATGAGAAGTTCATAACTTTTTATCAAAATCGGATACTCCTTTTTTTCACTTTGCGTATTAATTATATTAAGTAATTCTTCTATTTTATTTTGTAATACTTTATGTTCGCTTTCCATTTGAGAATTTATTTTTTTTTCTAATTCCCGATAACCAAGTCTGACCATAGACAAATCATCACTAAGTTGACCTTTCGATATTATTGATTGATATATATTCTTCAAATTCCCATTCCCTTCTTCAACAGATTCAAGAATTAATTCTTCCTCAAAATTTAATATCTCAAGTCCATTCTCGTCGATCCCCAAAATAATATCATCCCTACCATCTGAACCCAAAAATATTACATCATTCGGCTTCATTTGAAATAATGAAATATTTACAGGTGTATCAATTCCCTGTATACCCATCTTTCGAAATGTCCTTTCTTCCTTTTCCACAAAACTAGCTTTGTTGTTCCTATATAATATTATTTTAGGGTGTTCAACATTAATAAAATATAAAATTCCATTCTCTTCATCTAAAAGACCTAGTACCAAAGAAATTAACATATATCCATCAAAACTTTCGAATATTCTTTGCATTTCTAGAAAACTATTTTTAATCCATTTCTCCGGATAAATATTATTATCCAATGTCCCTGAATGTGTTCTCTGTAAAATTGATTTAAATACAGAACCTAATACCAATATTCCACCAGCACCTTGAATAGATTTTCCCATCGCGTCCGCATTTAAAACAACAACATAAGAACGGTTATTTAAAAAAATTCTATCAGCAGTACAAAGATCTCCTCCTATCTCAACTTCTTTATTTTTAAATAAAAATTTCTTCTTTTGTTCGATAAAAAATTCAATACTAATTAAATCATTTTGAATATTATTTTTTCCAAGTGGATGAATTAATAACGAAGTTAAAAAATAATCCCCATCTTGTTTTTCTTTCAGTAATTTTACCTGTTGCAATGCTTGATTTAAATTTGCAGTTCTCTCATCTACTTTTGCTTCCAAATTAGCATAAAATTCGGAATTTTCGATAGAGATTGCAATTTGAGTAGATAAAATATTTAGAACTTCCAACCTTTGTTTAGTGAAGGCATCTATCGTTAAATTATTTTCCAAATATATAATTCCAATTAAATTATCCTGCCGAAGCACCGGATAACAAAGAATAGACTTAGGCTTATATTTTCGCAAATATTGATCATTTATAAATAATTCCGCTTTTGTAGAATCACCGATCACTATATGTTTTTTTACTCTTGCAACATAATGAATTAACGCAAGTGGAGCAAAATTAGAATTTGGAGTTATTTTTTCGGTTAAACTTTCTGTTTCAAATACTTTAATTTCGTTTTCATTCGAATTTCCGCTGGCCAATATAAAAAAATCATCCTTCGATTTTCTAATAAATAGACCTTTTTCTGCGCCTGCATTTTCAAACAGTATACGCATAATTTTTTTTAATAATTTATCTAATACAATTTCTTCCGCAAGAGTTTGAGATGTTTTTATTAATGTATTTAAATCCAATAAGTCGACTACGTTTGTGATATGATTAGAAGTATCCGAAATTAAATTTATACTCGAATCAGCCGAATCAGAAATTATTTTCTTCCTATTCGATTTTGGGAAAAAATCAGAATATTTTCTCTCTAATAAATCAATTTTATAAGTGGCTCCCCAACGATTATATAGATAATGAGCTTCAACAAGATAAGTTCGCATAATTTTACTTTGCCCCGTTCCTTCGTAAAACCTTGCACAAATTTCGTTTGCGATTGCTTCATTCTGAAGAAATTCATTTTTGTTTGCTTCCTCAATTGCTTTATCATATAATTTACTAGCGTTCCAATGCCTGCCATTTATCCTTGCAATTTCAGCTTCCACTAAAAGATATTTATGTTGAAAATTTTCAGGACAAGAATGGCTCCATAATTTCATTTGTTTTTGGTTAATTTGAATCTGTCTTGCATAATCATCTTGCGTTTTTTTATCCACATTTACTGATAGTGCGCATAATACGAGTGATTCATAAAATATAAATTCGGAATTTGCATACAATCCAACTGCATAATTAAGATAAGCTTTTGCTTTTTGAATCTGCTCAAATGCTTTCTCATAATTTTCTTGTATATAGTAATTGCATATTTTGAGAACTTTATAAATAAAAATAGTGAAATAATTATTATTTTTTTTCCATTCTAGTAAAAACTTTTCCTCATAATCACGAATTACTTCCAATTCCATTTTGTCATCAAGTCCACTTGTCATCGAGAGAATTACTATTCTAAGTGCACTTATTGTATCTACTCCAAGACTACTCTTAGCTTGTTTGCATAATAAAATATGCTGCGGTATAATTTCATTCAATATATACGAAAGATTTTTTCCAAGGTAAAGAGAATTTAATGCACTAAATATTAAGCTGTAACTAATATGCTGAAACTCTCCTGATTCCCGACCGGCCTCTAAGCACCTCTTATTTACCTCCGAAGCATTTTTTAAATGTTCTTTGAACGGCAAAGTAAAATTAGCCATAACATTAGCGGCTTTTGTGATTTCAGCTTTATTTTGAAACATTTCTGCAACATCCAAAGCAAGATTTCCAAACTCATGGCCTGATTTGTAATCATGAAACATAGAACCTAAGATGATTCCGTAACAAGAAAAACCATAGACTTGTTCTGAAATTCCATTTATTAACATCAGGTTGACAGATTTTAAAACCAAAATAATCCAAACCTGTGAATTAAAAAGATAGGCAGGCGGCATTAAAGTAGAAAGTAACTCAAGAGCCAAACGTTGTTTTTCATTTTCTAATTTCCTTGCTGCTAACAAAGAACGAACTGTTCGATGTTTTAGATTCCTTTTTATTTCTTTTAACTCAGTGGAAATATATAATTCGTAATTATCACGCGGAAATATAATTTCAAAAATCTCCAAACCTTCACGCCCACATTCCATAGCATTTGAATAATTAGAAATAGTCGTATAATAATTAATTAATAATTTATAACAATGTGTTATCTGATGTAAGTCCTCAGTATGCAGTAACATTTCCGCAATACACTCTTCCAATTTATCAAATTTAACATTTAAAAAGTATAAATCCGCCAACTCCCTATATACCTGTACTGTTAATTCAGGCAAATCAGTCCAAGGATTTTGAAAATACTTTAAAAGAGTTAGACCGTATTGCAAATATTCTAGTGCAGACTCATAAGCTGTAGATAATTTGGCTTTACGGGAAGCACGTAAATTCAAAATAATGAGTTCTTTTCTTTCAAAATATTCGACGTTATCCTCAAATCCATAATTTAAATGATTTACAATATCAAATAAAATCTCATCCGAATATTTTTCTTTCCAAAGTAATTTACCAATTGAAAATTTAAGTATTTTTCTTTGGTTAATTTCAATCAATTCATAAGCAGCCTTCTGAATTCTATCGTGCTGAAATTGAAAGTAAATTTCTTTTGCTTCCTTTGCACTGATATTGTTTTTAGAAATTTGGGAAATTTTCTGCATGGAACCTATCGGAATTTGTAAAAAATCTTGTCTTATTAAATTTTCCAATAAACCGATTGTCTCAGAAAAAGTTTTTTTGAGCATAATACTTATAGTCCACAAATCAAATCTATTGCCTATACAAGAACTAAAACATAAAATTTCTTGCAAGAATTCTGGAAGGGCTTGAATTTTATCAACTAACAAATCAATTATATTAGAAGAGAGTTCTATATTCCTGATCTTTTGTGTGTCCCATTTCCAATTACCTGTATCTTGTTCTAAATAAATAATCTTTTCATTCGCTAATTTTTTCAATAATTCACTTATAAAAAAAGGATTCCCAGATGTTTTTGAAAAAATTAGGTTAGATAATTCTATTAAAGAATTATACTCTGAGCGAAAAGAATCTATTAGAATTTGAGTAATATCTTCTTCTTTAAGTGGGTTTAAACGAATTGTTTTAGGATAAATTTTTTCTTTTTTGATAGAGTCAATCATTTCAGAAAACGGAGTATTGTAAGTATCCTCAGTAGTTCTAAAACTTAGAATTATAAAAATATACTTTAAGGAACTATCCGACATTAAATTTTTTATCATCTGTAAAGATGCTGAATCTGCCCATTGGAAATCATCAAAAAATAAAACTAAAGGACGATTTAAATTACAAAAAATTCGAATAAAATTTTGAAAAATTAAATAGAATCGATTGGAATTTTCATTTGGTTCCAAATAAGGAACGGAAGGCTGTGAGCCTATTATTAATTCTAACTCTGGAATAACATCTGTAACAATTTTTGCATTTATCCCAAGCGCTGCATTAATCCTGATTTTCCAATTTTCGATATCTTCGGAATCCTCTGTTAATAAAATTCGAATCAGCATAGTAAATGCTTTTATAAATCCTGAAAATGGTAAATTTTTTGAATATTGCTCATACTCACCAAATATAAAATATATTCTAGCGGATAATATTAATTTACTAATTTCTTTGACTAATGACGATTTACCAATACCAGCTTGACCAGTAATTACTGTCAATTCAGGTTTACCATTTTTATACATATAATTAAATGATTCTAAAATTTCTTTAATTTCTTTTTGTCTGCCATAAACCTTTTCCGAAACTCTAAATTCTAACGAAAAATCCTTACTGCCAAGAGTAAATTCATCTCGCTGAAAGTTTTCAGAGTGAATCAATTCTAAATCGTATAATATTCCGTATACAGTATGATAACGATCGTCTGGATTTTTAGAAAGCAATTTAAGGATAATACTAGATAGATCCTTCGGAATGTTTTTATTTAATGTAGACGGAGATACCGGTTCTTTAGCAATATGACTATAAATCATATCCATTGGATCAGATGAGGTAAATGGCGGTTTACCAGTAAGCAAATGATAAAAAGTAGCTCCGAGTGAGTAAAAATCTGTCCTATAGTCAACAAGTCGATTTACTCGTCCAGTTTGCTCCGGAGAAATATAAGCTAAACTTACGTCCAAACTACCAATCAGATCCGAATCTACAAGATCACTTTCTCCTTCTACACTAGAACTAAAGTCAATAATTTCAACTTCGCCCGTCAAAGAATCGTATAGAATATTTTCTGGTTTAATTTCAGTATGAATGATTTTCTTTTCATGAATATTTTTAAGAGCAATTAAAACAGATTTGGCTATTTTATAAAAAGTATACAGAGGAATTTTTTTTAATATAATTAATTCTAAACTTTCTCCTTTTGAATCCTTAAAAATAATAAATAAAGAATTTTTATATTTTTCAAAGCCGATAACGTCAGCAATACCCTTGACACCTTTTAATTTTTCTAGAATTTTATATTCTTTTTGGAATCGTATTAATTCGTTTTCTGTTGGATATTCTGATTTTAAAACCTTTAAAATAACTTTATTATTATTTTTATCTAGAGCACGATATATAATATTTCTTCTGCCATCATACAAAATCTCTTCAATCGAAAATCCAGCAAGTTGCATAAAAATGCTACACTATTCCATGTAAGGTGACATTCTCTCTAACATAATACGCTTGTTATCCCCTGCTTGAATGGAAAGCAAACCTCGAATTACAGCTTGTCTACGCTCATGTTCATTTCGAGAATATGCTTTCACTTTGTTCGCAATCGGTAAAAAAAATAAGTTGGCAAATCCAATTCCATAAAATGTAGCAATAAATGCAGTTGCGATCCCTTCTCCTAGTGCTGTTGTACCTGCTCCTAAATTCTCTAATACATGCACCAGACCCATTACAGTTCCAATAATTCCAACCGTTGGACAAAAACCTCCCGCTGTTTCTAAAATTTTCGATGAGTTCAACTCAACTTCTTGTTTTTGCTCAGACCATTCAAATAATATTTCTTCCACAGTCGATGGATCAGTTCCATCAACAATTAATCGAAGTCCCTTTTGTGCGAGGTCATTTTCAATCTCTTCGATTTCGTCTTCTAACGAAAGTAATCCATCCCGTCTAGTTTTCTCAAGTAATTTTACAAATAAATCCATAAAATCTAAATTTTCTTTTGAACTCATCATTTTTTCTAAAATCAAAAGCATTGCTTTGATTTGCGGTACAGAAAAACTAGCTATTGTAGCTCCTAACGTTCCTCCAAGTATCAATATAATTGCCGATAACTTAAAAAACGCTCCGATATGAGCGCCTTCTAATAGTATGGCAATTATTACTGATAAAAATGCTAAAAAAATACCTAAATACGTGGTAATGATCATTCAAGACTCCTTGGTGGCAAATTAGTATTAACTACTGGATTAGTATAGATTTTATAAGTGCTCTCTTTTAATGAAACCAAATCGGAAAGAAGTTTTTGCCAAACAACAGAATTCGAATTTTTTCTAGATTCCGCCATTATAATTTCTTCCGCTTCTCTTATATTAGAAAATTGAAGATAAATTTTTGCTTTTTCTATTTTTAAATTTTTTAATTCTTCCGTCCGATCACTTGATTCCTTCGAATAAAATTCAATCAAATCATTAATTTTATCCAATGCCTCTTCCTTTTTATTTAAAGTTAGTAACAAT
Coding sequences within it:
- a CDS encoding AAA family ATPase, which codes for MQLAGFSIEEILYDGRRNIIYRALDKNNNKVILKVLKSEYPTENELIRFQKEYKILEKLKGVKGIADVIGFEKYKNSLFIIFKDSKGESLELIILKKIPLYTFYKIAKSVLIALKNIHEKKIIHTEIKPENILYDSLTGEVEIIDFSSSVEGESDLVDSDLIGSLDVSLAYISPEQTGRVNRLVDYRTDFYSLGATFYHLLTGKPPFTSSDPMDMIYSHIAKEPVSPSTLNKNIPKDLSSIILKLLSKNPDDRYHTVYGILYDLELIHSENFQRDEFTLGSKDFSLEFRVSEKVYGRQKEIKEILESFNYMYKNGKPELTVITGQAGIGKSSLVKEISKLILSARIYFIFGEYEQYSKNLPFSGFIKAFTMLIRILLTEDSEDIENWKIRINAALGINAKIVTDVIPELELIIGSQPSVPYLEPNENSNRFYLIFQNFIRIFCNLNRPLVLFFDDFQWADSASLQMIKNLMSDSSLKYIFIILSFRTTEDTYNTPFSEMIDSIKKEKIYPKTIRLNPLKEEDITQILIDSFRSEYNSLIELSNLIFSKTSGNPFFISELLKKLANEKIIYLEQDTGNWKWDTQKIRNIELSSNIIDLLVDKIQALPEFLQEILCFSSCIGNRFDLWTISIMLKKTFSETIGLLENLIRQDFLQIPIGSMQKISQISKNNISAKEAKEIYFQFQHDRIQKAAYELIEINQRKILKFSIGKLLWKEKYSDEILFDIVNHLNYGFEDNVEYFERKELIILNLRASRKAKLSTAYESALEYLQYGLTLLKYFQNPWTDLPELTVQVYRELADLYFLNVKFDKLEECIAEMLLHTEDLHQITHCYKLLINYYTTISNYSNAMECGREGLEIFEIIFPRDNYELYISTELKEIKRNLKHRTVRSLLAARKLENEKQRLALELLSTLMPPAYLFNSQVWIILVLKSVNLMLINGISEQVYGFSCYGIILGSMFHDYKSGHEFGNLALDVAEMFQNKAEITKAANVMANFTLPFKEHLKNASEVNKRCLEAGRESGEFQHISYSLIFSALNSLYLGKNLSYILNEIIPQHILLCKQAKSSLGVDTISALRIVILSMTSGLDDKMELEVIRDYEEKFLLEWKKNNNYFTIFIYKVLKICNYYIQENYEKAFEQIQKAKAYLNYAVGLYANSEFIFYESLVLCALSVNVDKKTQDDYARQIQINQKQMKLWSHSCPENFQHKYLLVEAEIARINGRHWNASKLYDKAIEEANKNEFLQNEAIANEICARFYEGTGQSKIMRTYLVEAHYLYNRWGATYKIDLLERKYSDFFPKSNRKKIISDSADSSINLISDTSNHITNVVDLLDLNTLIKTSQTLAEEIVLDKLLKKIMRILFENAGAEKGLFIRKSKDDFFILASGNSNENEIKVFETESLTEKITPNSNFAPLALIHYVARVKKHIVIGDSTKAELFINDQYLRKYKPKSILCYPVLRQDNLIGIIYLENNLTIDAFTKQRLEVLNILSTQIAISIENSEFYANLEAKVDERTANLNQALQQVKLLKEKQDGDYFLTSLLIHPLGKNNIQNDLISIEFFIEQKKKFLFKNKEVEIGGDLCTADRIFLNNRSYVVVLNADAMGKSIQGAGGILVLGSVFKSILQRTHSGTLDNNIYPEKWIKNSFLEMQRIFESFDGYMLISLVLGLLDEENGILYFINVEHPKIILYRNNKASFVEKEERTFRKMGIQGIDTPVNISLFQMKPNDVIFLGSDGRDDIILGIDENGLEILNFEEELILESVEEGNGNLKNIYQSIISKGQLSDDLSMVRLGYRELEKKINSQMESEHKVLQNKIEELLNIINTQSEKKEYPILIKSYELLISLQPTENKYLLSLSYIYFKLKRYSKCIEYSELIKLRLPFNHQNMLRLIISHMRLKNYPRSNNLLIELLLFRPNSKKAKILELILSDYVIKSF
- a CDS encoding MotA/TolQ/ExbB proton channel family protein, which produces MITTYLGIFLAFLSVIIAILLEGAHIGAFFKLSAIILILGGTLGATIASFSVPQIKAMLLILEKMMSSKENLDFMDLFVKLLEKTRRDGLLSLEDEIEEIENDLAQKGLRLIVDGTDPSTVEEILFEWSEQKQEVELNSSKILETAGGFCPTVGIIGTVMGLVHVLENLGAGTTALGEGIATAFIATFYGIGFANLFFLPIANKVKAYSRNEHERRQAVIRGLLSIQAGDNKRIMLERMSPYME
- the eutC gene encoding ethanolamine ammonia-lyase subunit EutC, with protein sequence MQQKENKVDKKNISDPWFKLKQFTSARIGLGRSGVGIPTKNYLDFQMAHAKAKDAVLTEINFQNIRKWLKNNKLQFIELESSCQNRESYLTRPDFGRMLSKISNERLKSKTKIHKNNKISISLVVVDGLSSIAIENNILPLFENLLPELRKKYLIPPVNLVKNGRVAIGDEISYLQKTDICIVFIGERPGLSSPDSLGIYLTYKPKIGTTDERRNCISNIRIGGLSYPLAVKKILYLLEESLRKKISGVNLKDNIKLTLN
- a CDS encoding NAD(P)-dependent alcohol dehydrogenase; translated protein: MKIHAIAANGKREQLSDFFYEANSNSPHDCIIKVQTCGICHSDIHMIDNDWRISKYPLVPGHEVVGIIEEVGSLVKHFKVGDRVGVGWQSGACLECKDCLNGNENLCSKSLSTIVGRHGGFGSHLQVDSRFCFKIPESMESAVASPLLCAGITVYSALRYAGMTSGKNIGIIGIGGLGHLAVQFAAKLGNRVTVFTTSSDKKEFALANGASEVVVGSPKSNSIEKLNIILNTTHNDLDWPLFLSLLDSDGTLSFVGVPPNTLSTIHVGMLLNKRLRIMGSPIGGRGMINEMLEIAAKFNISPVIEKFPSSNANEAISKVRANQVRYRAVLEF
- a CDS encoding peptidylprolyl isomerase, translated to MVISKNKVVAIDYTLKNTEGEVIDSSEGQEPLVYIQGIGNLIPGLEEFLEGKAVGDSFNAVIPPEKAYGHFDENLVQLIPSKHFAQIPNLEVGMQLQANMGGEVRVVTVTSIAESEIQIDANHPLSGETLNFDVTVKSIRDASEEELSHGHVHGEGGHHH